A single window of Methanomassiliicoccaceae archaeon DNA harbors:
- a CDS encoding 30S ribosomal protein S13: MAKAKKEAPKAEDENFNFIVRVANSDIDGHKKTIIGLQSIKGVGARVAHTIAHKAGIEQSAKIGTLSDEKVKEIENLVLTYVEYAPSWAVNRQLDYESGADMHLIGNDLDMVQKDDINRMKMIRCYRGIRHETHHKVRGQRTRSNGRKGLTLGVKKK; the protein is encoded by the coding sequence ATGGCAAAAGCAAAGAAAGAGGCACCAAAGGCCGAGGACGAGAACTTTAACTTTATCGTCCGTGTCGCAAACAGCGATATAGACGGTCACAAGAAGACTATTATCGGTCTCCAGAGCATTAAAGGAGTGGGGGCCAGAGTAGCCCACACTATTGCACACAAAGCAGGCATTGAACAGTCCGCCAAGATCGGTACACTCAGCGACGAGAAGGTCAAAGAGATCGAGAACTTGGTATTGACGTACGTCGAGTACGCTCCCTCATGGGCAGTCAACAGGCAGCTGGACTACGAGTCCGGAGCCGACATGCACCTCATCGGGAACGACCTGGACATGGTCCAGAAAGACGACATCAACAGGATGAAGATGATACGCTGCTACCGCGGAATCAGGCACGAGACCCACCACAAGGTCAGGGGCCAGAGGACAAGGTCTAACGGAAGGAAAGGACTGACTCTCGGAGTCAAGAAGAAGTGA
- a CDS encoding 30S ribosomal protein S4 gives MGDPKFSRKAYDTPSHPWQGERIKAEHEVVVEFGLKNKTEVWKAQSILRNYRKQSRELQARLRGNDAQASIEANNLISKCSRMGILPLSGGDLNDILILKERDLLSRRLQTIVFEKGLASTIKQARQMINHGHIFLNGHRVTVPGYIVLRSEEPTVEYAPASAFTDDMHPMRVSTDAIVAKTEAKAAVTEKHFEKKAKAAKEDAKEAGITVKDGEI, from the coding sequence ATGGGAGATCCTAAATTTTCACGTAAGGCCTACGACACACCTTCTCACCCTTGGCAGGGAGAGAGGATCAAAGCCGAGCACGAGGTCGTCGTAGAGTTCGGCCTAAAGAACAAGACAGAAGTCTGGAAAGCCCAGTCGATTCTGAGGAACTACAGGAAACAGTCCAGGGAGCTTCAGGCACGCCTCAGGGGTAACGATGCCCAGGCGAGCATCGAGGCCAACAATCTCATCTCCAAGTGCAGCCGTATGGGCATCCTGCCCTTGTCGGGAGGAGACCTCAACGACATCCTGATACTCAAAGAGAGGGATCTGCTTTCAAGACGCCTGCAGACCATTGTTTTCGAGAAAGGTCTCGCCAGCACCATCAAACAGGCGAGGCAGATGATAAACCACGGGCACATATTCCTCAACGGCCACAGAGTGACCGTTCCCGGATACATCGTTCTCAGGAGCGAGGAGCCCACCGTCGAGTACGCGCCGGCATCTGCGTTCACGGACGATATGCACCCCATGAGGGTTTCCACGGACGCTATAGTGGCTAAGACCGAGGCAAAGGCAGCGGTAACCGAGAAACACTTCGAGAAGAAGGCCAAGGCGGCCAAAGAAGATGCCAAAGAGGCAGGAATAACAGTAAAGGACGGTGAGATCTGA
- a CDS encoding 30S ribosomal protein S11 codes for MASKWAIANIFASYNNIMITLTDITGAETIGKVTGGMVVKQAKDQSSPYAAQRAAEKIAEIARERDIAGIHVKVRAPGGNKATSPGPGAQSAIRALARAGIKIGRIEDVTPIPHDGTKKKGGRRGRRV; via the coding sequence ATGGCATCCAAATGGGCAATAGCAAACATATTTGCCAGCTACAACAACATCATGATCACGCTTACTGACATAACCGGTGCGGAAACGATCGGAAAGGTCACAGGCGGAATGGTGGTCAAGCAGGCGAAGGACCAGTCCTCGCCCTATGCGGCACAGAGGGCGGCAGAGAAGATCGCCGAGATCGCAAGAGAGAGGGACATCGCCGGCATTCACGTCAAGGTACGTGCCCCCGGAGGAAACAAAGCGACCTCGCCCGGACCCGGTGCGCAGTCAGCGATCCGCGCCCTCGCAAGGGCAGGCATCAAGATTGGACGCATCGAGGACGTTACTCCAATACCCCACGACGGTACCAAGAAGAAAGGCGGACGCAGAGGACGCAGGGTCTGA
- a CDS encoding DNA-directed RNA polymerase subunit D, with amino-acid sequence MEIEIIEMAERKAKFILKNSSPAMANALRRTMLSDIPKMAIDKVEFHLGPIMANDKEYESVTPLFDEIVAHRLGLVPVPTDLDLFTPQDQCVCGGDGCPNCTIMYSLNKIGPGTVLSGNMIPLGNPDLKVKDEFIPIVELTDGQAVLIYATAVMGTAKKHVKWQVANGVGYKYLPKIKVDPAKASSEGALNCMKVCPKDVFDVSNGKLVVARPRDCTLCKSCMDSVENDGSIVVEGDDKNFLFTFETDGSLTAEQTLNKAAEILSKNASALSEEIAQLI; translated from the coding sequence ATGGAAATTGAAATCATCGAAATGGCTGAGAGGAAGGCCAAGTTCATACTGAAGAATTCCTCGCCCGCCATGGCTAACGCGCTCAGAAGGACCATGCTGTCTGACATACCCAAAATGGCAATAGACAAGGTCGAGTTCCATCTCGGCCCGATCATGGCCAACGACAAAGAGTATGAGAGCGTTACGCCCCTGTTCGACGAGATCGTTGCCCACAGGCTCGGATTGGTCCCGGTCCCCACGGACCTGGACCTTTTCACACCACAGGACCAGTGCGTCTGCGGCGGAGACGGATGCCCTAACTGCACCATAATGTACAGCTTGAATAAAATCGGGCCCGGTACAGTGCTGTCAGGCAATATGATTCCCCTCGGGAACCCGGATCTTAAGGTTAAGGACGAGTTCATCCCGATCGTAGAACTGACAGACGGACAGGCGGTCCTGATCTACGCTACGGCCGTGATGGGCACTGCAAAGAAGCACGTGAAGTGGCAGGTCGCAAACGGAGTGGGTTACAAATATCTGCCCAAAATCAAGGTGGACCCCGCAAAGGCCTCCTCCGAAGGCGCCCTCAACTGCATGAAAGTCTGCCCCAAGGACGTATTCGACGTATCTAACGGCAAACTGGTGGTAGCGCGCCCCAGGGACTGCACTCTCTGCAAGTCGTGCATGGACTCTGTAGAAAACGATGGGTCCATCGTTGTCGAGGGCGATGATAAGAACTTCTTGTTCACATTCGAGACAGACGGTTCGCTCACGGCAGAGCAGACCCTCAACAAGGCGGCCGAGATTCTCTCCAAGAATGCTTCTGCTCTGTCCGAAGAGATCGCACAGCTGATTTAA
- a CDS encoding DNA polymerase II large subunit: protein MSDGPVASKEMYDYFSELSRQKDICYTVAQQARMLGIDPEPFVEIPQAEDLASRVEELLHDYDVGGVAEDIRRLTSEYKNRELVSLMVAKEIAHRPAESTEKALERAIRVGLAVLTEGILVAPLEGIADVRIKRNDDGTEFVDLLFAGPIRAAGGTAQAMSVLIADVVRRELNLGKYTPTDQEIARFDEEIPLYKQSQHLQYSPTSQEIDLIVRNCPIMIDGEGTEDVEISGFRDLPRIETNHVRGGACLVIAEGLCQKAAKLKKHVDTLKIDGWDFIGKYLEAHAPAKSEEEEDTVKTVQPKDTYLMDIVAGRPIFGHPSKAGGFRLRYGRARTAGLAALAFSPASMYAMEEFMAIGTQLKTERPGKACVVTPCDQLEGPIVLLDNGDLVYCATKNEVQEIRKRVVSIVDSGEVLVPFGEFCENNQKLVPPGYCIEWHREELKSKGAIPEDWKEPTYARAKEMSIDLGVPLHPRYNLFWSDFDVSALSGLRDYIAENGSFDTGNISIPSEKEIKKTLENLGALHRFRNGRIAITDRYGEPILDCLGLSVRDGKIVKRGDFGGETALEAVSSAAGFEVRGRGGTRIGMRMGRPEKADAREMTPSVHSLFPVGMDMDANREIMSAIASSRKSASGARSSNTDIQLEVGARRCTKCGKITWRSWCRECQAHAAYDPKHRSSNQTGGAHTMPVNLDAELAAACELIGESKPKALKCVKGLTSKKKVPEALEKGILRAKNGVTTYKDGTVRYDMTDIPLTHFKPKEIELSVEKAIRLGYTHDWNGAPLTDPNQICELKVQDIVPPRECGDFMVKVATFVDDELEQLYKLRRYYSVTGREQLIGQIVFGLAPHTSGGILCRIIGYSTARGCFGHPFFHAAKRRNCDGDEDCIILAMDALLNFSFSFLPDRRGGLMDAPLVLTTRLDPNEIDKEAHNVDCLREYPLELYNAAMDMADPKSIDKIMDLVAGRIGTPSQYQGLGFTNDTDDISEGPRYSAYITLESMADKMDAQLLLGKKIRAVDERDVATRVINKHFLPDMAGNLRSFSAQKFRCTKCGEKYRRIPITGKCQKCGNGLTMTVHKASVMKYLAVSKRISEEYRLDAYTRDRIEILEMSMNSVFNNDKVKKCTLSDFF from the coding sequence ATGAGTGACGGTCCCGTCGCGAGCAAGGAGATGTACGATTACTTCTCCGAACTTTCAAGGCAAAAGGACATTTGTTATACCGTTGCCCAACAGGCAAGGATGCTTGGTATAGATCCCGAGCCTTTCGTGGAAATCCCCCAGGCGGAGGACCTGGCCTCGCGCGTCGAGGAGCTTCTGCACGATTACGACGTCGGAGGCGTGGCCGAGGATATAAGACGGCTAACATCGGAATACAAGAACCGCGAACTCGTCTCTCTTATGGTGGCGAAAGAGATTGCCCACCGTCCGGCCGAAAGTACCGAAAAAGCGCTTGAAAGAGCCATCAGGGTGGGGTTGGCCGTTCTGACAGAGGGGATATTGGTCGCCCCGCTGGAAGGAATTGCTGACGTTAGGATCAAGAGGAACGACGACGGCACCGAGTTCGTGGACCTCCTGTTCGCCGGACCCATAAGGGCCGCCGGCGGTACTGCGCAGGCCATGAGCGTTTTGATCGCAGACGTTGTAAGAAGAGAACTGAACCTCGGAAAGTACACTCCGACAGACCAGGAAATTGCCCGTTTCGACGAGGAAATTCCGCTTTATAAACAGTCCCAGCATCTTCAGTACTCTCCAACTTCCCAAGAGATAGACCTCATCGTTAGGAACTGTCCGATCATGATCGATGGTGAAGGAACGGAGGACGTAGAGATATCGGGTTTCCGGGACCTTCCGCGCATCGAGACAAACCATGTACGCGGGGGAGCCTGCCTTGTCATAGCGGAGGGATTGTGTCAAAAAGCGGCAAAACTGAAGAAGCACGTCGATACCCTGAAAATTGATGGCTGGGACTTTATAGGCAAATATCTCGAGGCCCACGCGCCGGCCAAGTCAGAGGAAGAGGAAGATACCGTCAAGACGGTGCAGCCGAAGGACACGTATCTTATGGATATCGTCGCCGGAAGGCCCATATTTGGGCATCCCAGCAAGGCTGGGGGATTCAGGCTCAGATACGGCAGGGCAAGGACGGCAGGGCTCGCCGCCCTTGCGTTCAGCCCGGCAAGCATGTACGCCATGGAGGAGTTCATGGCCATAGGCACACAGTTGAAGACCGAAAGGCCTGGGAAGGCGTGCGTCGTCACGCCCTGCGACCAGCTGGAGGGGCCGATCGTCCTTCTGGACAACGGAGACCTGGTCTACTGCGCGACAAAGAATGAAGTTCAGGAAATCAGGAAAAGAGTCGTTAGCATAGTCGACAGCGGAGAGGTCCTGGTACCATTCGGCGAATTCTGCGAGAACAATCAGAAACTTGTTCCGCCGGGATACTGCATAGAATGGCACAGGGAGGAGTTGAAATCCAAAGGAGCAATTCCCGAAGACTGGAAAGAACCGACATATGCCAGGGCGAAAGAGATGAGCATCGATCTCGGAGTGCCGTTGCACCCTCGTTATAATCTTTTCTGGTCGGATTTCGATGTCTCCGCACTAAGCGGGCTGAGAGATTACATAGCCGAAAATGGTTCGTTCGACACAGGCAACATATCGATCCCCTCTGAGAAGGAGATAAAGAAAACACTTGAGAATCTTGGAGCCCTGCACAGGTTCCGGAACGGACGTATAGCGATAACCGACAGATACGGGGAACCCATTTTAGACTGCCTGGGTCTTTCGGTTCGCGACGGAAAAATAGTCAAAAGAGGGGACTTCGGCGGGGAAACAGCACTTGAGGCCGTTAGCTCTGCCGCCGGATTCGAAGTCAGGGGCCGCGGCGGCACTCGCATAGGAATGAGAATGGGACGTCCCGAGAAGGCAGACGCAAGGGAGATGACCCCTAGTGTCCACAGCCTGTTCCCGGTCGGGATGGATATGGACGCAAACCGCGAGATAATGTCCGCCATTGCATCTTCCAGGAAATCGGCCAGCGGCGCAAGGTCCTCGAACACAGATATACAGCTCGAGGTGGGTGCCAGAAGGTGCACCAAGTGCGGAAAGATCACCTGGAGGTCCTGGTGCAGAGAGTGCCAGGCGCACGCGGCCTATGATCCCAAGCACAGGTCGTCCAACCAGACGGGCGGTGCCCATACCATGCCGGTGAACCTGGATGCGGAGCTTGCGGCCGCTTGCGAACTTATCGGCGAGAGCAAACCAAAGGCGCTTAAATGCGTTAAGGGTTTGACATCGAAAAAGAAGGTGCCAGAGGCACTTGAGAAGGGCATACTCAGAGCTAAGAACGGCGTCACCACATACAAGGACGGCACCGTACGTTACGATATGACGGATATCCCTCTCACCCATTTCAAACCGAAGGAGATCGAACTCAGCGTCGAGAAGGCCATCCGGCTGGGATATACACATGACTGGAACGGCGCTCCGCTGACAGACCCGAACCAGATCTGCGAGCTCAAGGTTCAGGATATCGTTCCCCCAAGGGAATGCGGCGACTTCATGGTGAAAGTTGCTACGTTCGTGGACGACGAGCTCGAACAGCTTTACAAATTGCGCCGTTACTATAGCGTAACCGGGAGGGAACAGCTGATCGGACAGATCGTATTCGGACTGGCACCTCATACTTCCGGCGGGATTTTGTGCCGCATCATCGGATATTCGACCGCAAGGGGATGTTTTGGGCACCCGTTCTTCCATGCGGCCAAGAGAAGAAACTGTGACGGTGACGAAGATTGCATCATTCTCGCGATGGATGCTTTGCTTAATTTCTCTTTCAGCTTCCTGCCGGACAGGCGGGGCGGACTTATGGACGCCCCTCTCGTTCTGACCACAAGACTGGACCCTAATGAGATCGATAAGGAGGCCCACAACGTGGACTGCCTGAGGGAGTATCCCCTTGAGCTGTATAATGCGGCCATGGATATGGCAGATCCAAAAAGCATCGATAAGATTATGGATCTGGTCGCCGGACGCATAGGGACTCCATCCCAGTACCAAGGGCTGGGATTCACAAACGACACCGATGATATTTCCGAAGGTCCCAGATATTCGGCCTATATCACCCTCGAATCCATGGCGGACAAGATGGATGCACAACTTTTGTTGGGTAAAAAAATCAGGGCCGTCGATGAAAGAGATGTAGCGACCAGAGTCATCAACAAGCACTTCCTGCCAGACATGGCTGGAAATCTGAGAAGTTTCTCGGCCCAGAAGTTCAGGTGTACCAAATGCGGTGAAAAATACAGGCGCATACCCATCACAGGAAAGTGCCAGAAGTGCGGTAACGGCCTCACAATGACGGTCCACAAGGCCAGTGTCATGAAATATCTGGCAGTCTCTAAGAGAATAAGCGAGGAATACAGACTTGATGCCTACACTCGCGACAGAATAGAGATTCTGGAGATGAGCATGAACTCCGTTTTCAACAACGACAAAGTGAAGAAGTGCACTCTGTCAGATTTCTTCTGA
- a CDS encoding GTPase, with translation MASLERKIPTVLTSEELMDKAYSRASKITKNGTNALDGKKKTTLAKVTASGDIVVTTLNGYVSRFPRMDKEEDFFPQLVDLVIGIDQYKKALGALNWAAGRTDKLKNESLREIRRSKDISYIDSIRTSFYGRMSSYIRQISKDLLFLQEAKNKFRHLPAIQPDIPTIVVAGFPNVGKSSLVKAVSTATPEIAPYPFTTKGIIIGHIEDDWRKFQIIDTPGLLDRSFEERNDIEKQAVLALRYLTNVMIFVLDPSESCGYSMEKQTALLRSIQQGFVGVDIIIAESKSDILKTDSGNLFFSAQTGENMEEIKDLIISKLRALVVSEDE, from the coding sequence ATGGCTTCACTGGAACGCAAAATACCGACCGTCCTCACTTCCGAGGAGTTGATGGATAAGGCGTACAGCAGAGCATCTAAGATCACAAAGAACGGCACCAACGCCCTGGACGGCAAGAAGAAAACGACCTTGGCGAAGGTGACCGCTTCGGGCGACATCGTCGTGACTACTCTCAACGGATATGTAAGCCGCTTCCCCAGGATGGACAAAGAGGAGGATTTCTTCCCTCAGCTCGTTGACCTGGTGATCGGCATCGACCAATACAAAAAAGCCCTGGGTGCACTGAACTGGGCGGCCGGGCGTACCGATAAACTAAAGAATGAAAGCCTCCGCGAGATAAGGCGCAGCAAGGACATCTCATATATCGACTCGATAAGGACCAGCTTCTACGGAAGGATGTCCTCGTATATCCGCCAAATATCCAAGGACCTGCTGTTCCTGCAGGAGGCCAAGAATAAATTCAGACATCTGCCGGCGATACAGCCCGACATTCCGACAATAGTGGTCGCAGGGTTCCCGAATGTCGGTAAGAGCAGCCTGGTAAAGGCGGTGAGCACAGCAACGCCCGAAATAGCGCCGTACCCGTTCACTACCAAAGGAATAATCATAGGACACATCGAGGACGACTGGAGGAAGTTCCAGATAATCGACACGCCCGGCCTCTTGGACAGAAGCTTCGAGGAGCGCAACGACATTGAGAAACAGGCGGTACTGGCCCTCAGATATCTTACCAACGTCATGATATTCGTTCTCGACCCGTCGGAGAGCTGCGGTTACTCGATGGAAAAACAGACTGCCCTGCTCAGATCCATACAGCAGGGTTTCGTCGGTGTTGATATAATAATTGCCGAAAGCAAATCAGACATTTTGAAGACGGACAGCGGAAATCTCTTCTTCTCTGCGCAGACCGGAGAGAACATGGAAGAGATTAAAGACCTCATCATCAGCAAGCTAAGAGCTCTGGTGGTGTCGGAAGATGAGTGA
- a CDS encoding lamin tail domain-containing protein, with amino-acid sequence MRKIAVRNSRRGNMPFAIIAVTILAITLAYSVVSAQTERAEENAGDVAEEIESIGNAVRDTEIFVNRGMGEIIASIGKDPGAGTISSRSELFASSAKKWIGSQFPSVNGCVRITALDFDVGMTSENINVDGGGYMPTYLKATGSFTARYESDSGSAEKTVIISSDGSCALPLVAEQGSLFELCLSGEGSVLSQMMTYQLTALAQQRVINGYGSAAAVGSMGTRQIITDEDVMESYRCCVSAIEMMSFRSSSEGPVSGTGGLDLADALAAKDGKISIDLGAVYAQALISVLDDIVLQWADYFCGNLVIDFLDGASDSVRNAWDSIVNFFTGKDTMSASPYIREIMESKGYSEAEYRYLWNNKSTDYYVPEFTVTKEIEGQQKTFSVGGYSAHIEYPDVDILKWDGLSHFKSEYRLQSNEVREWIRSVLNTAAINIGADRSMGCISISVDENDGEPFTDEIRRCLNGSLSKLDSDVEKVVNSSIRDQTIYDPFYSAICDKLTRNFENAFGVDQLKNDVMKAIDFDEIERTLETYQLNDEEKDYLLESLRSASIYEEIVSDYERAAHEMLKKFDALMNVSDGQCGLIKKFLTMICEKAMPMLAVINDIPERMNNLCNEMCQNMYMNPYCGIIDIPAEGSFTLTGLDGTAKETISITDGLSPDIRVYGPNENLADCVHFVGFNENKGASYCTVFRVGLKDTIDYTAEGTGTIASLLGINDSSISGTVPVSLNIKIIVISGWGLSGVSSYIASNSIFSDGWKLLMKAVEPLLEPLTKIFAMVREVVVLINSALLDVSKYVSKVIERLYESIMGPLLELKKFVDEQLNTLMNRTIGGFADIIQFIFAVTMKKQTVGMSFMGLTLTFSTDVVSFVKSVRNLLTVRLSGDISGLEIDCGMTVKEKDTRGERDYFITGEAEVVGEDWDLELDFDPLMKSTDHLVTINGSVRGTSFDIVMPDIVQYREASICLSDIEGIGAVLSNIPLPALGLKGSLDAGLNLKYNIPFESGVVVNEFESNPAGEDSGEEWVELYNSSNRSADISGFSICAGSNEKMKVMKLENHEMVPHERLLIMLDKNVRLLNDKNDSLSGECIILRDREGIEIDRTPVAKDTQNSSYTWQRVADGALDWTFAKGTPLTGNCGGLVNGDLVKGHIKNIFKESAMKTLEDMDGVLNGTEDLSEFLQRAIQDAITTSIEMIAGCLVEASIFISFEVSDAVGATATGIRVALSIDSKTVGDTIKYLVGKIETLLFNMENPYGIDGSTMFYDNIDLAMTAYTGMKAPKILAKTDSIPDVKLGVYISSNISGLCTIFGNDIGKWSVTAGVLIEDCPSALIPSKMSTDPDLKSDLWLIRAIIGES; translated from the coding sequence ATGAGAAAAATCGCGGTCAGGAACAGCAGACGCGGCAACATGCCCTTCGCAATAATTGCAGTTACGATATTGGCCATAACTCTGGCATATTCGGTGGTCAGCGCTCAGACCGAGAGGGCCGAGGAGAACGCGGGAGACGTCGCCGAAGAAATCGAATCCATAGGAAATGCCGTACGGGATACCGAGATCTTCGTCAACAGGGGAATGGGCGAGATAATAGCATCCATCGGTAAAGACCCGGGAGCGGGCACGATCTCTTCCAGATCGGAGCTCTTCGCCAGTTCGGCGAAAAAATGGATAGGATCTCAATTCCCATCTGTGAACGGATGCGTTCGCATAACGGCCCTGGATTTCGATGTGGGCATGACCTCCGAGAATATTAACGTCGACGGGGGAGGCTACATGCCTACCTACTTGAAAGCGACCGGCTCTTTTACCGCCAGATACGAAAGCGATTCCGGATCCGCAGAAAAAACGGTCATAATATCATCCGACGGAAGCTGCGCACTGCCGCTTGTAGCCGAGCAGGGCTCTCTGTTCGAGCTTTGCCTTAGCGGGGAAGGTTCGGTACTTTCGCAGATGATGACCTATCAGCTCACGGCACTGGCACAACAGAGGGTCATAAATGGGTATGGGTCTGCGGCGGCGGTCGGGAGCATGGGCACCCGTCAGATAATAACCGATGAAGACGTCATGGAATCATACAGGTGCTGTGTTTCCGCGATAGAGATGATGAGCTTCAGGAGCTCTTCCGAGGGGCCTGTAAGCGGCACAGGCGGCCTGGACCTGGCCGACGCCCTTGCAGCAAAAGACGGAAAAATAAGCATCGACCTAGGGGCCGTCTATGCACAGGCCCTGATATCTGTTCTGGACGATATCGTATTGCAGTGGGCGGATTACTTCTGCGGCAACCTTGTGATCGATTTCCTGGACGGCGCGTCCGACAGTGTTAGGAACGCCTGGGACTCCATCGTTAACTTCTTCACCGGCAAAGATACGATGTCGGCTTCGCCGTACATCCGGGAGATAATGGAGTCTAAGGGATATTCCGAGGCTGAATACAGGTACCTTTGGAACAATAAGTCCACAGACTATTACGTGCCCGAGTTCACTGTGACAAAGGAGATAGAAGGCCAACAGAAGACGTTCAGCGTGGGAGGATACAGCGCCCATATCGAATATCCGGACGTCGACATTCTGAAATGGGACGGGCTGAGCCATTTCAAGAGCGAATATAGACTTCAGAGCAACGAAGTACGCGAATGGATAAGAAGCGTCCTTAACACGGCGGCCATAAATATCGGGGCCGATCGCTCGATGGGGTGCATCTCTATATCGGTAGATGAAAACGATGGAGAACCGTTCACCGATGAAATAAGGAGGTGCCTCAACGGCTCCCTTTCTAAATTGGACTCAGATGTCGAGAAGGTCGTGAACAGCTCTATCCGCGACCAGACGATCTATGATCCGTTCTATTCGGCCATCTGCGATAAGCTGACCCGCAACTTCGAAAACGCCTTCGGCGTGGATCAGTTGAAAAATGACGTTATGAAAGCCATTGATTTCGACGAAATCGAGAGAACGCTGGAAACATACCAATTGAACGATGAAGAGAAAGATTACCTCTTGGAATCCCTGAGATCCGCATCGATCTACGAAGAGATAGTCTCCGATTACGAGAGGGCCGCACATGAAATGCTGAAGAAGTTCGACGCCCTCATGAACGTCTCGGACGGACAATGCGGCCTTATCAAAAAGTTCCTTACGATGATCTGCGAAAAGGCCATGCCTATGCTCGCGGTCATTAATGATATCCCGGAAAGGATGAACAACCTTTGCAACGAAATGTGCCAGAATATGTATATGAATCCGTATTGCGGCATAATCGACATTCCTGCGGAGGGATCTTTCACGCTAACGGGCTTAGACGGTACAGCTAAAGAGACCATATCGATAACGGACGGCCTGTCCCCCGATATCAGGGTATACGGCCCGAACGAAAATCTTGCTGATTGCGTCCACTTTGTGGGATTCAACGAAAACAAAGGCGCCTCGTATTGTACGGTTTTCAGAGTTGGTCTCAAAGATACGATCGATTACACCGCCGAAGGCACAGGTACAATAGCTTCTCTGCTGGGAATTAACGATTCCTCCATATCTGGCACAGTGCCTGTTTCTTTGAATATCAAGATAATAGTGATCAGCGGATGGGGCCTTTCTGGGGTTTCGTCTTACATTGCCAGCAACAGCATCTTCAGCGACGGATGGAAACTGCTCATGAAAGCCGTGGAGCCGCTCTTGGAACCGCTCACTAAGATCTTCGCCATGGTACGCGAGGTTGTCGTTCTCATCAACTCGGCACTTCTCGATGTTTCCAAGTATGTCTCAAAGGTGATCGAAAGGCTGTACGAATCTATAATGGGGCCTTTATTGGAGCTGAAGAAATTCGTAGATGAACAGCTCAACACCCTTATGAACCGGACGATTGGAGGGTTCGCTGACATTATCCAGTTCATATTCGCCGTGACAATGAAGAAGCAGACGGTCGGAATGTCCTTCATGGGCCTGACCCTCACATTCTCCACCGACGTCGTGTCTTTTGTCAAAAGCGTAAGAAACCTTCTCACCGTCAGGCTTTCTGGCGATATCAGCGGCCTGGAAATAGATTGCGGCATGACCGTAAAAGAAAAGGACACTAGAGGCGAAAGGGATTATTTCATAACCGGCGAGGCCGAGGTAGTGGGGGAAGATTGGGACCTGGAACTCGATTTCGATCCGTTGATGAAATCAACGGACCACCTGGTCACCATCAACGGGAGTGTCCGTGGAACTTCCTTTGATATTGTGATGCCGGATATCGTACAGTACAGGGAGGCCAGCATTTGCCTTTCTGACATAGAGGGGATAGGTGCTGTTCTTTCGAACATACCTCTTCCTGCCCTTGGACTTAAGGGGAGCCTCGACGCGGGGCTGAACCTGAAATACAACATCCCATTCGAGTCCGGCGTCGTTGTTAACGAGTTCGAATCAAATCCTGCAGGAGAGGATTCGGGCGAGGAGTGGGTCGAGCTTTACAACTCATCGAACCGTTCGGCCGACATATCGGGATTCAGCATTTGCGCGGGATCCAACGAGAAAATGAAAGTGATGAAATTAGAAAATCATGAGATGGTTCCCCATGAGAGGCTGCTTATAATGCTGGATAAAAATGTAAGGCTGCTGAACGACAAAAACGATTCCCTGTCCGGGGAATGTATCATCCTCAGGGACCGCGAGGGCATCGAGATCGACAGGACCCCCGTGGCAAAGGACACGCAAAACAGTAGCTACACGTGGCAAAGGGTGGCCGACGGCGCATTGGATTGGACGTTCGCGAAGGGGACGCCGCTGACCGGCAACTGCGGAGGACTGGTGAACGGGGACCTTGTCAAAGGGCATATAAAGAATATTTTCAAGGAGTCGGCCATGAAAACCCTGGAGGACATGGACGGCGTCCTGAATGGCACCGAAGACCTTAGCGAGTTCCTCCAGAGGGCAATACAGGATGCTATAACGACTTCGATAGAAATGATCGCTGGATGCCTTGTGGAGGCCTCGATTTTCATTTCGTTCGAGGTCTCGGACGCCGTTGGTGCAACGGCCACCGGCATCAGGGTCGCTTTGTCGATAGATTCTAAGACGGTCGGAGATACGATCAAGTATCTTGTCGGAAAGATAGAGACCTTGCTGTTCAACATGGAGAATCCCTACGGTATTGACGGCAGCACGATGTTCTATGACAACATCGATCTCGCCATGACAGCGTACACCGGCATGAAAGCGCCCAAAATACTTGCAAAGACAGACAGCATACCGGACGTGAAACTCGGAGTATATATCTCCAGTAATATCTCCGGGCTTTGCACGATATTCGGAAACGACATTGGAAAATGGTCGGTCACTGCCGGGGTGCTGATCGAGGACTGTCCGTCCGCGCTCATCCCTTCGAAAATGAGCACTGACCCCGATTTGAAGTCCGACCTCTGGCTTATAAGAGCGATTATAGGGGAGTCCTGA